A single region of the Lujinxingia sediminis genome encodes:
- a CDS encoding efflux RND transporter periplasmic adaptor subunit, producing the protein MRVTGYVAALLAMMMIAGGCKPSESSGGPKGPKMAGGGEVRASVETVEVERGPFAVQGDYAGEFQSDGMAELSSDIAGRVITIEANIGDKVEQGQVLAEVDATPTQQRVRELNASVMMSRASLEESRVQLGNLRSDLGRKEPLLARQMITEREIEELRSQISASEQRVAVAEATIAQNQARLASAREDLRNTKIRAPFDGLVGERYVDRGTYVSPGQTIFRVIDDSDIYVSVRIPERDAPRVQRETPVTLRVGALGSAPLQGKIHRIAPALDPATRSLRVDVVLDDESVRIRPGMYARVSMQLGSVEDAITVSSQAILRERDGTPYVWKVVDGTAHRQEIVLGLVGEQRTQVVEGLDESVSVVLRGHEKLQDGSKVRDINTNAGDDTGAKG; encoded by the coding sequence TTGAGAGTCACAGGATATGTCGCAGCGCTGCTGGCGATGATGATGATCGCCGGCGGGTGCAAACCCTCCGAGTCGTCAGGCGGGCCGAAGGGGCCGAAGATGGCCGGCGGCGGCGAAGTTCGCGCCTCGGTGGAGACCGTTGAGGTTGAGCGCGGACCTTTTGCGGTGCAGGGCGACTACGCCGGAGAGTTTCAATCCGACGGGATGGCCGAGCTCTCCTCCGATATTGCCGGGCGCGTCATCACCATTGAGGCCAATATCGGTGATAAGGTCGAGCAGGGGCAGGTCTTGGCCGAGGTGGATGCCACGCCAACGCAGCAGCGTGTGCGTGAGCTCAACGCCTCGGTGATGATGTCGCGCGCGAGCCTGGAGGAGTCCCGGGTGCAGCTTGGAAACCTGCGCAGCGACCTGGGGCGAAAAGAGCCCCTGCTGGCGCGCCAGATGATCACCGAGCGCGAGATCGAAGAGCTGCGCAGCCAGATCAGTGCCTCGGAGCAACGTGTGGCCGTTGCTGAGGCCACCATCGCTCAGAATCAGGCTCGCCTGGCGTCGGCCCGCGAAGATCTTCGGAACACCAAGATCCGTGCGCCTTTCGACGGCCTTGTCGGGGAGCGTTACGTCGATCGCGGCACTTACGTCAGCCCCGGTCAGACGATCTTCCGGGTGATTGACGACAGCGATATCTACGTCAGTGTTCGCATCCCCGAGCGCGACGCTCCGCGGGTCCAAAGGGAGACGCCGGTCACGCTGCGCGTCGGCGCCCTGGGCAGCGCTCCGCTGCAGGGCAAGATTCACCGCATTGCGCCGGCGCTCGACCCGGCCACGCGCAGCCTGCGTGTTGATGTGGTGCTCGATGATGAGAGCGTGCGCATCCGACCCGGTATGTACGCCCGCGTCAGCATGCAGCTCGGAAGCGTCGAGGACGCCATCACCGTCAGCAGCCAGGCGATCTTGCGGGAGCGCGACGGCACGCCCTACGTCTGGAAAGTTGTCGATGGCACCGCGCATCGTCAGGAGATCGTGCTCGGTCTTGTTGGCGAGCAGCGTACCCAGGTGGTTGAAGGCCTCGATGAGAGCGTGAGCGTGGTGCTGCGCGGACATGAAAAACTCCAGGACGGCAGCAAGGTGCGCGACATCAACACCAACGCCGGTGATGACACCGGCGCTAAAGGGTAA